In Nomia melanderi isolate GNS246 chromosome 5, iyNomMela1, whole genome shotgun sequence, a single genomic region encodes these proteins:
- the Orct gene encoding organic cation transporter, with amino-acid sequence MAYDDVILRMGEFGRYQRRIYLLLCLPAISCAFHKIAGVFLGAKMNTRCLLPHENVDNATYLLPQNVINASYPWEQESEQWSQCYRRDPSVFNQTTMDRYVDTSTDDAPIQKPFSPSDLNTHGLKKCERYVYDRSKYKSTTISEWNLVCDRAWLRATGDSLFMVGVMLGSMIFGGLSDKYGRRPIFFLSLVIQLVGGILVAVAPEFISYVIFRLILGSTTSGVFLVAYVIALEMVGPRKRLVAGVGCQLFFTTGYILTAGFAYFITDWRMLQVAITVPSIAFLLYWWFIPESARWLLTKGRVQEAKDLLQRASLENGVEMPSEALETLLNSCEDSAPDYKKPSLFDLFRYPNLRRKSILLFFNWLVNSGTYYGLSWHVANLGGNDYVNFVISGLVEVPAYTFLIFTLNRWGRKIILCGCMLISGVALLAILFVPADAQWLVVCLAMIGKLTITSSYGAIYVFTAEQFPTVIRNVGLGASSTFARIGGVIAPYVIHLSEIWMPLPFVIFGSCVLTGGMMSLLLPETLNKKLPESIQDGELFGKKPSKKEKKKQLDIEQLNEVDVIKPLKPQENGVHEKQNG; translated from the exons ATGGCGTACGACGACGTTATTCTGCGGATGGGCGAGTTTGGCCGGTACCAGCGCAGAATCTACCTTCTGCTCTGCCTTCCGGCGATATCGTGCGCGTTCCACAAGATCGCTGGCGTCTTCCTTGGCGCGAAGATGAACACTAG aTGCTTGTTGCCACATGAAAACGTGGACAACGCTACGTACTTGTTACCCCAAAACGTGATAAACGCGAGTTATCCATGGGAACAAGAGTCGGAACAATGGTCACAGTGTTACAGACGCGACCCCAGTGTCTTTAATCAGACAACAATGGACAGGTACGTCGACACATCGACCGACGACGCGCCAATCCAGAAGCCCTTCTCTCCGAGTGATCTAAACACCCATGGCCTGAAGAAGTGCGAGAGATATGTCTATGATAGAAGCAAATACAAAAGTACCACCATTTCTGAG TGGAACTTAGTTTGCGACAGGGCATGGTTGAGAGCTACGGGGGATTCTTTGTTCATGGTAGGAGTCATGCTTGGCTCGATGATTTTCGGTGGTTTGTCCGATAAATATGGGCGTAGACCAATTTTCTTCCTGTCTTTAGTCATACAGCTGGTCGGCGGTATACTAGTCGCAGTTGCACCCGAGTTTATATCCTACGTTATCTTCAGGTTAATACTCGGCTCGACCACCAGTGGGGTCTTTCTAGTCGCCTACGTCATTG CCTTGGAAATGGTGGGCCCAAGGAAACGTTTGGTAGCTGGCGTTGGTTGCCAATTATTCTTCACGACTGGATACATACTCACTGCTGGTTTTGCATACTTTATAACTGACTGGAGAATGCTGCAAGTTGCCATCACCGTGCCAAGTATTGCATTCCTTCTCTATTGGTG GTTCATCCCTGAATCTGCACGTTGGCTGTTGACTAAAGGTCGTGTACAGGAAGCAAAAGACCTCCTTCAACGAGCCTCATTAGAAAACGGTGTGGAGATGCCAAGCGAAGCACTGGAAACGCTTCTTAATAGCTGCGAAGACAGCGCACCAGATTATAAGAAACCGTCGCTGTTTGATCTTTTCCGATATCCAAATCTGAGACGGAAgagtattttactatttttcaatTG GCTTGTAAATAGCGGCACTTACTACGGACTCTCCTGGCATGTAGCCAACCTTGGTGGCAACGACTATGTCAATTTTGTCATTTCCGGGTTAGTGGAAGTACCTGCATacacatttctaattttcacccTGAACCGTTGGGGCAGGAAGATTATTTTATGCGGTTGCATGTTAATATCCGGAGTGGCGCTACTTGCTATCTTATTTGTACCTGCTG ATGCTCAGTGGCTCGTCGTGTGTCTAGCCATGATCGGGAAACTGACTATCACATCGTCCTACGGTGCTATTTATGTTTTTACTGCCGAACAATTTCCCACAGTCATTCGGAATGTCGGTCTCGGAGCTAGTTCAACTTTCGCTCGAATCGGTGGTGTAATTGCCCCATATGTCATTCACCTG TCCGAAATCTGGATGCCTCTTCCATTCGTTATTTTTGGATCGTGCGTGCTAACAGGTGGTATGATGTCATTGCTCCTTCCAGAAACATTGAATAAGAAGCTTCCAGAATCTATACAGGATGGCGAATTGTTTGGAAA AAAACCCtcaaagaaggaaaagaagaagcaaCTAGACATAGAACAATTGAACGAAGTGGATGTGATAAAGCCATTGAAGCCACAAGAAAACGGTGTTCACGAAAAGCAAAACGGATGA
- the Mcm3 gene encoding minichromosome maintenance 3, producing MDGIDRDQRLEEIQREYLDFLDDMEDQGIYTTLVKNMIEEGKRRLYVNINDLRRKNPSRAASLLNNCFEEHQAFQNALKQFVGSVDTEYAKGNIDFFVAFEGSFGNKHVTPRTLTSRFLSNLVCVEGIVTKCSLVRPKVVRSVHYCSVTKTVMERAYTDLTSFEAFPQSAVYPTQDEDGNPLETEFGLSTYKDHQTLTIQEMPEKAPTGQLPRSIDVICDNDLVDQCKPGDRVQIVGSFRCLPGKQGGYTTGTFRTILIANNIMQLSKEANLTISHDDVAMCKKLAKTNPCRNIFELLSKSLAPSIYGHDYVKKAILCLLLGGVEKLLPNGTRLRGDVNVMLIGDPSVAKSQLLRYVLCTAPRAIPTTGRGSSGVGLTAAVTIDTETGERRLEAGAMVLADRGIICIDEFDKMSDIDRTAIHEVMEQGKVTIAKAGIHASLNARCSVLAAANPVYGRYDQYKTPMENIGLQDSLLSRFDLLFVMLDTVDSEQDQIISDHVVRMHRYRSPMEQDGEALPLGSKIDILTTKNPDEIVAENEEIQVYQKYDPLLHGNLRSKRDQILSINFMRKYIHIARCMKPKLTEEASEAIASEYSKLRSEESVESDVARTQPVTARTLETLIRLSTAHAKARLSKNVTAEDAHAAIELIEFAYFKRVLEKEKKKRRRHDSEGSTHEDEPSSQKNRKRVKKTNKNGEEDPYNFDSEDDDHIDEAVTRVTRSQSSLSPTKRSEELLKTTSEETASEKTAELETSVEITEERLKVFRTLLHKLFQQQRAQSLPLSRVQEYVNSEQPQVFTSGEITAAINKMSDANQIMAADDNIFLM from the exons atgGACGGAATTGATAGAGATCAAAGACTCGAAGAGATACAGAGGgaatatttagattttttagaTGACATG GAGGATCAAGGTATCTATACTACTCTTGTTAAAAATATGATCGAAGAGGGCAAGCGCAGattgtatgtaaatattaacgatTTGAGAAGAAAGAATCCCAGTCGTGCAGCAAG tcTACTTAACAATTGCTTTGAAGAACACCAGGCTTTTCAAAATGCATTGAAGCAATTTGTTGGAAGCGTTGATACTGAGTATGCGAAAGGAAATATAGATTTTTTTGTAGCTTTCGAAGGAAGTTTTGGAAATAAGCATGTGACACCAAGGACACTTACATCCCGTTTCTTGAGTAACTTGGTATGCGTGGAAGGTATTGTTACAAAAT GTTCTTTAGTACGACCTAAGGTTGTTAGAAGTGTCCACTACTGTAGTGTAACAAAAACAGTGATGGAAAGAGCTTACACTGATTTAACTTCGTTTGAAGCATTTCCACAATCTGCTGTATATCCAActcaa GATGAAGATGGTAATCCTTTGGAAACAGAATTTGGCCTTTCTACGTATAAAGATCACCAAACTCTTACCATACAAGAAATGCCTGAAAAGGCACCAACTGGTCAGTTACCAAGAAGTATTGATGTAATATGTGATAATGATTTAGTAGACCAATGCAAACCAGGAGATAGAGTTCAAATTGTTGGAAGCTTTAGATGTCTACCTGGCAAACAAGGAGGATATACAACAGGCACATTTAG AACAATATTAATTGCTAACAATATCATGCAATTGAGCAAAGAAGCTAATTTAACTATTTCTCATGATGATGTGGCTATGTGTAAAAAGCTAGCCAAGACTAATCcatgtagaaatattttcgagttACTTAGCAAGTCATTGGCACCTTCTATATACGGACATGATTATGTAAAGAAGGCAATATTATGTTTGCTACTTGGCGGCGTTGAAAAACTATTACCTAATGGTACAAGATTAAGAGG agaTGTTAATGTTATGCTTATTGGTGATCCATCGGTTGCAAAATCACAACTTCTTCGTTATGTCTTATGCACTGCCCCAAGGGCAATACCCACTACTGGCAGAGGATCATCTGGTGTAGGTTTAACAGCTGCTGTAACTATAGACACTGAAACAGGAGAACGTAGACTAGAAGCTGGTGCTATGGTGCTAGCAGATCGAGGAATTATTTGCATAGACGAATTTGATAAAATGTCTGACATCGACAGAACAGCCATACACGAAGTAATGGAACAGGGAAAAGTAACAATCGCCAAAGCTGGAATACATGCTAGTTTAAATGCGAGGTGTTCAGTACTTGCAGCTGCAAATCCTGTTTACGGAAGA TATGATCAGTATAAAACGCCTATGGAAAATATTGGACTTCAAGATTCATTGCTTTCACGTTTTGACTTGTTATTCGTTATGTTAGACACGGTAGATTCTGAACAAGATCAAATCATTAGTGACCATGTTGTCAGAATGCACAGATACAGAAGTCCGATGGAACAAGATGGCGAAGCGTTACCATTAGGTAGTAAAATAGATATACTGACTACAAAAAATCCCGATGAAATTGTTGCTGAAAATGAAGAGATTCAGGTTTATCAAAAGTATGATCCTCTATTGCATGGTAATCTACGTTCTAAAAG gGACCAAATTCTTTCTATAAACTTTATGAGGAAATACATTCACATAGCTCGCTGTATGAAACCCAAACTTACAGAAGAAGCTAGCGAAGCAATAGCTTCCGAGTATTCAAAATTGAGATCTGAGGAGTCCGTAGAGTCTGATGTGGCAAGg ACTCAGCCTGTAACAGCTCGTACTTTAGAAACATTGATTCGATTGTCTACAGCACATGCAAAGGCTCGTTTGTCCAAGAATGTTACTGCTGAAGATGCACACGCTGCAATAGAATTGATAGAGTTCGCCTACTTTAAACGAGttttagagaaagaaaagaagaaaagaaggcGACATGATAGCGAAGGAAGTACACACGAAGACGAACCTAGTAGTCAAAAGAATAGAAAGCGagttaaaaaaacaaataaaaatgggGAAGAAGATCCTTACAATTTCGATAGTGAAGATGATGATCACATTGATGAAGCTGTAACCAGGGTTACTAGATCACAAAGTAGTTTGTCTCCTACTAAACGATCTGAAGAATTGTTAAAAACAACATCTGAAGAAACGGCATCTGAGAAAACGGCAGAGCTAGAAACCTCTGtagaaattactgaagaaag aTTAAAAGTGTTTAGAACACTTCTTCACAAGTTGTTCCAACAACAAAGGGCGCAATCACTTCCATTGTCCAGAGTACAGGAATACGTTAATAGTGAACAGCCCCAAGTATTTACATCTGGTGAAATTACTGCAGC